In Ochrobactrum vermis, the following proteins share a genomic window:
- a CDS encoding GlxA family transcriptional regulator, protein MIQASSVKRSIVFFLVPNFSMIAFATAIEPLRIANRMLGYDAYRWRLTSVDGKPVTASNGVECAVNASLEDERRYLQREQRPSMVFVCSGVYVEEFRNKSVFAWLREEYNRGVAVGGLCTGAHILAAAGLLSGKRCAIHWENLPGFAEAFPKAEVYADLFEFDSNIYTCAGGTASLDMMLKLIGDDFDANLVNKICEQALTDRVRSPQDRQRLPLRARLGIQNSKVLTIIEMMEANLSEPQALINVAHTIGLSRRQVERLFRQEMGRSPARYYLEIRLDRARHLLLQSSMPVVEVAVACGFVSASHFSKCYRELYGRSPQQERADRKMLIAA, encoded by the coding sequence ATGATCCAGGCTTCATCGGTTAAGCGGTCTATTGTCTTTTTTCTGGTTCCAAACTTTTCGATGATTGCATTTGCAACGGCCATCGAGCCATTGCGCATAGCAAATCGGATGCTGGGTTATGACGCCTATCGATGGCGATTGACATCGGTAGATGGAAAACCGGTCACCGCATCCAATGGCGTGGAGTGCGCAGTCAACGCATCACTGGAAGACGAGCGACGCTATCTGCAGCGCGAACAGCGGCCGTCGATGGTATTCGTCTGTTCAGGCGTTTACGTGGAAGAATTCAGAAACAAGTCGGTCTTTGCATGGCTGCGCGAAGAATATAACCGCGGCGTGGCAGTCGGTGGCCTATGCACCGGCGCGCATATTCTTGCGGCAGCCGGTCTTCTTTCCGGCAAGCGTTGCGCCATTCATTGGGAAAATCTGCCGGGCTTTGCCGAGGCGTTTCCAAAGGCGGAAGTCTATGCCGACCTGTTCGAGTTCGACAGCAATATCTACACCTGTGCAGGCGGAACGGCCTCGCTCGACATGATGCTGAAGCTGATCGGCGATGATTTCGACGCCAATCTGGTCAATAAGATCTGCGAGCAGGCATTGACCGACCGGGTCCGCAGCCCGCAAGACCGGCAGCGTTTGCCGCTGCGCGCCCGCCTTGGCATCCAGAACTCGAAAGTTCTGACCATCATCGAGATGATGGAGGCCAACTTGTCCGAGCCGCAGGCGCTGATCAATGTCGCCCATACGATCGGCCTGTCACGCCGTCAGGTCGAACGCCTGTTCCGGCAGGAAATGGGACGTTCTCCCGCCCGCTATTATCTGGAAATCCGCCTCGACCGGGCACGGCACCTCCTTTTGCAATCATCGATGCCGGTGGTGGAAGTGGCGGTGGCCTGTGGCTTCGTTTCTGCGTCGCATTTTTCCAAATGCTATCGCGAACTCTATGGACGCTCGCCGCAGCAGGAACGCGCAGATCGCAAAATGCTCATCGCGGCTTAG
- a CDS encoding GcvT family protein has translation MAEFPKKAKVVIVGLGGIVGASVVHHLIERGWDDIVGIDKSGIPTDIGSTAHASDFCYATSHDFLSCWTTLYSIDFYEKMGHYARVGGIEVARVGDDGRMDEIKRKVASGKAFGTRARLMEPAEIKEKFPLIEESMVQGGLWDPDAGLVIPRSQTVAGKLIDQAEAAGKLQSFANTPAQSLLVENGRIKGVVTHRGTIEADYVVICAGLWGRLIAEMVGEDLPVMPIDHPLTFFGPYNEFEGTGKEIGWPLMRDQGNSAYMRDTGDPKTAEGGQIEWGYYEETNPRLCHPRDLLEKHEARLSPSQRDLDMEQVLEPLERAIELTPILGELGYNESHSFNGFLQVTTDGGPSMGESQKVRGLWYAVAIWVKDGPGMGKLIADWMTDGRTSIDHHAIDYSRFYPHQMTEQFIWDRCTETAMKVYNPAVHPREPFSKGRNIRRSPFYEREVELGGHFMELGGWERAHGYAANEHLLEKYGNRVPVRENEWDNRHFWRVSNAEHLELTENCGIINLSHFAMVDIEGPDHVELMEWLCAAKIGGDANIGKGIYTHFLDDEGMVRADFTAIRMADRIRMINGADAGPRDFHYMRRVAEDKGFDVTITDVTEKYVTIGIWGPNARENLKKVVDNPEGLDPENFSFAAIKPIRIAGKDVTAFRISYVGEQGWELHMRYEDGLAVWDALRSTGTIAVGVETYANTRRMEKSLRLQNADLLTEYNLLEADLARPKVKEADFCGKARHVEYRAREHQPAMLCTLVMTDNIDSKGVARYPVGIMPVMEPETGETLVDELGRRSFTSSVAFGPTIGKNIALAYLPWSHCQEGRKLAVEYFGETYPVEVASVGYKPLYDPENLKPRS, from the coding sequence ATGGCAGAGTTTCCTAAGAAGGCGAAGGTCGTAATCGTCGGGCTCGGCGGCATCGTCGGCGCATCCGTCGTGCACCACCTGATCGAACGGGGCTGGGACGACATCGTCGGCATCGACAAGTCAGGCATCCCGACCGATATCGGTTCGACCGCGCATGCGTCGGATTTCTGCTATGCGACCAGCCACGATTTTCTCTCCTGCTGGACCACGCTTTATTCCATCGATTTCTACGAGAAGATGGGGCACTACGCCCGCGTCGGCGGCATTGAAGTTGCGCGAGTGGGCGACGATGGCCGCATGGATGAAATCAAGCGCAAGGTCGCATCGGGCAAGGCGTTCGGCACCCGCGCCCGCCTGATGGAACCGGCAGAGATCAAGGAAAAATTCCCGCTGATCGAGGAAAGCATGGTTCAGGGCGGCCTTTGGGACCCGGATGCCGGTCTAGTCATCCCGCGTTCGCAGACGGTTGCTGGCAAACTGATCGATCAGGCGGAAGCGGCAGGCAAGTTGCAGAGCTTTGCCAATACGCCCGCCCAGTCGCTGCTGGTTGAGAACGGTCGCATCAAGGGCGTCGTCACCCATCGCGGCACGATTGAAGCCGATTATGTGGTGATCTGCGCTGGTCTTTGGGGACGTTTGATTGCCGAAATGGTGGGTGAAGACCTCCCCGTCATGCCGATTGACCATCCGCTGACTTTCTTCGGCCCCTATAATGAGTTCGAAGGCACCGGCAAGGAAATCGGCTGGCCGCTCATGCGCGATCAGGGCAATTCGGCCTATATGCGCGACACCGGCGATCCGAAGACCGCCGAAGGTGGCCAGATCGAATGGGGCTATTACGAAGAGACCAATCCGCGCCTCTGCCATCCGCGTGATCTTTTGGAAAAGCACGAAGCGCGCCTGTCGCCATCGCAGCGCGACCTCGATATGGAACAGGTTCTGGAACCCCTCGAGCGCGCCATCGAACTGACCCCGATCCTCGGCGAGCTTGGCTATAATGAAAGCCATTCCTTCAACGGCTTCCTGCAAGTCACCACCGATGGCGGCCCGTCCATGGGCGAAAGCCAGAAGGTGCGCGGCCTCTGGTATGCAGTCGCCATCTGGGTCAAGGACGGTCCCGGCATGGGCAAGCTCATTGCCGACTGGATGACCGATGGGCGCACATCGATCGACCATCACGCCATCGACTATTCCCGTTTCTATCCGCACCAGATGACCGAACAGTTCATCTGGGATCGCTGCACTGAAACGGCAATGAAGGTCTATAATCCGGCAGTGCATCCCCGTGAGCCTTTCTCCAAGGGGCGCAATATCCGGCGTTCACCGTTTTATGAGCGCGAAGTGGAGCTTGGCGGCCATTTCATGGAGCTCGGCGGTTGGGAGCGTGCGCATGGCTATGCCGCCAATGAGCATCTGCTGGAAAAATACGGCAACCGTGTTCCGGTGCGCGAAAACGAATGGGACAATCGCCATTTCTGGCGCGTTTCCAATGCCGAGCATCTCGAACTGACCGAAAATTGCGGCATCATCAATCTCTCGCATTTCGCGATGGTTGACATTGAAGGCCCGGACCATGTCGAGCTGATGGAATGGCTTTGCGCGGCCAAGATTGGCGGCGATGCCAATATCGGCAAGGGCATCTATACCCACTTCCTCGATGATGAAGGCATGGTGCGCGCCGACTTCACGGCGATCCGCATGGCCGACCGCATCCGCATGATCAACGGTGCCGATGCTGGCCCCCGCGATTTCCATTACATGCGCCGCGTGGCCGAAGATAAGGGCTTTGACGTCACCATTACCGATGTGACGGAGAAATATGTCACCATCGGCATCTGGGGCCCGAATGCCCGCGAAAACCTCAAAAAGGTGGTCGATAATCCGGAAGGTCTGGACCCGGAAAACTTTTCATTTGCGGCGATCAAGCCGATCAGGATTGCGGGCAAGGACGTGACCGCATTCCGCATTTCCTATGTCGGTGAACAGGGCTGGGAATTGCATATGCGCTATGAAGACGGCCTCGCCGTCTGGGATGCGCTGCGCTCGACCGGCACGATTGCCGTGGGCGTCGAAACCTATGCCAATACCCGCCGCATGGAAAAAAGCCTGCGCCTTCAGAATGCCGATCTGCTGACAGAGTATAATCTCCTTGAAGCCGATCTTGCACGCCCGAAGGTCAAGGAAGCCGATTTCTGCGGCAAGGCCAGGCATGTCGAGTATCGCGCCCGCGAGCATCAGCCCGCCATGCTCTGCACTCTGGTCATGACCGATAATATCGATTCGAAAGGCGTGGCTCGTTATCCCGTCGGCATCATGCCGGTCATGGAGCCCGAAACCGGCGAAACACTGGTCGACGAACTGGGCCGCCGCTCATTCACCTCATCGGTGGCTTTCGGTCCGACCATCGGAAAGAACATCGCGCTTGCCTATCTGCCATGGAGCCATTGTCAGGAAGGGCGCAAACTCGCTGTCGAGTATTTCGGCGAAACCTATCCGGTGGAAGTGGCGTCCGTTGGCTACAAGCCGCTTTACGACCCGGAAAACCTCAAGCCTCGCAGCTGA
- a CDS encoding mechanosensitive ion channel family protein — protein sequence MAYSSTFRVLAFSLLISALSLGSIAPVFAQNDKPSTPSASQSAPAAAPRSDSSQQTQAADQQQASAPVSSIVQQQKPIINDLKQQTKRISDQLPKAASNDETLANLKLQLDSLSKKLLETGVAFRPRLSEINTRLEQLGSAPSGDQPPEPAIVSEERTRLTAEKAEINAVVGETEDTSLSVNQMSAKIGDMRRDLFTRTLSQRVNIDTTLGTEVASAASSQMVSLWRIVQSWWRFVSTFKLNSFLAAAFFAFVAALVIQLGARRFLGTLYQRDPLVESPSYLSRLSVAFWSTVIPSAAVGVFLATTYFFMNYFNVLRTDIAALFQSLFLVLGLVFFIHRLASACISSDMPQWRLVPVAPRPGRVLNWLITGTALTSGLDSFFGKVNQILSSPLSLTMAKSLLATVMVGVLILAIAFLKPVEREKDGVVRSWPRAFRTFLIILGLLPILAAVFGYIGMARFISQQIVVTGAFLVTMYMGFLTGRAISEEQAFASSPIGKAMRERFHFDDATLDQLGLVAGILINLVVALIGIPLVLMQLGFQWAELKSTFYQLMTGFQIGNISISLMGLLTGVLLFVIGYLLTRWFQNWLDNSVMARGRVDSGVRNSIRTVIGYVGLCLAALMGVSAAGFNMSNLALIAGGLSLGIGFGLQNIVQNFVSGLILLAERPFKVGDWVEAGTVSGIVKKISVRATEVETFQKQSIIVPNSTLINGNVGNWTHRNKLGRIDINVQASYTEEPRRVHGLLLEIVRGHPSILKNPEPFVAFQSMNDSLMVFDIYAYVADITSTGGIKNELRFQIVERFHEEGLHLSSSTTDLVLSVPEIEKLSSVMQREKEHSSTARKNKAATETPEAKEDADDRA from the coding sequence TTGGCATATTCATCGACGTTTCGTGTTCTTGCATTTTCTCTTCTGATAAGCGCCCTGTCGCTGGGCAGCATTGCGCCTGTCTTCGCGCAGAACGACAAACCATCGACGCCGTCAGCGTCACAATCGGCACCAGCCGCGGCACCGCGGAGCGACTCATCGCAGCAGACGCAGGCTGCTGATCAGCAACAGGCATCTGCGCCCGTTTCCAGTATCGTTCAACAGCAAAAGCCGATCATCAATGATCTGAAGCAGCAGACGAAGCGGATCAGCGATCAGCTCCCGAAGGCAGCTTCGAATGATGAAACGCTGGCCAATCTCAAGCTTCAGCTAGATTCTCTTTCGAAGAAGCTTCTGGAGACAGGTGTAGCATTTCGTCCGCGCCTCAGTGAAATCAACACGCGGCTGGAGCAACTGGGGTCCGCGCCCTCCGGCGACCAGCCACCGGAACCTGCAATCGTCAGTGAAGAACGCACCCGTCTTACCGCTGAAAAGGCAGAAATAAATGCCGTTGTAGGCGAGACCGAAGACACGTCGCTTTCCGTCAATCAGATGTCCGCAAAAATCGGCGACATGCGCCGGGACCTCTTTACAAGGACGCTGTCCCAGCGCGTGAACATTGACACGACGCTTGGCACGGAAGTTGCGTCGGCGGCGAGTTCCCAAATGGTTTCGCTCTGGCGCATTGTCCAGTCTTGGTGGCGCTTTGTAAGCACGTTCAAGCTCAATTCATTTCTTGCCGCCGCCTTCTTTGCGTTCGTTGCCGCATTGGTTATCCAACTGGGCGCACGGCGGTTTCTCGGAACGCTCTATCAGCGCGATCCTTTGGTCGAGTCGCCATCCTATCTAAGCCGTCTTTCGGTCGCGTTCTGGTCTACGGTGATACCGTCGGCAGCGGTTGGTGTTTTTCTGGCGACAACCTACTTCTTTATGAATTATTTCAATGTGTTGAGAACAGATATTGCGGCTTTGTTCCAGTCGTTGTTTCTTGTGCTCGGGCTTGTTTTCTTCATTCACAGACTGGCGTCTGCGTGTATCAGTTCGGATATGCCGCAGTGGCGGTTGGTTCCGGTTGCACCGCGTCCGGGACGTGTGTTGAACTGGCTGATAACGGGAACCGCACTGACTAGCGGTCTCGATTCCTTCTTCGGGAAAGTCAATCAGATTTTGTCGTCGCCTTTGTCGCTGACTATGGCGAAAAGCTTGCTGGCTACCGTAATGGTCGGTGTCCTCATTCTGGCGATTGCGTTTCTGAAGCCCGTTGAGCGTGAAAAGGATGGCGTTGTCCGATCATGGCCGCGCGCATTCAGAACGTTCCTGATCATATTAGGTCTTTTGCCCATTCTGGCCGCGGTTTTCGGCTATATCGGCATGGCGCGTTTCATATCGCAGCAGATCGTGGTCACAGGCGCATTTCTCGTTACCATGTACATGGGTTTCCTGACGGGGCGAGCGATTTCCGAAGAACAAGCATTCGCATCCAGTCCGATTGGCAAAGCAATGCGGGAGCGTTTTCATTTCGACGACGCAACTCTCGATCAGCTTGGTCTTGTGGCCGGCATTTTGATCAATCTCGTTGTGGCGCTGATTGGTATTCCGCTGGTTCTCATGCAGCTCGGCTTTCAGTGGGCTGAGCTGAAAAGCACTTTCTATCAGTTGATGACCGGCTTCCAGATCGGCAATATTTCGATCTCTCTCATGGGGCTGCTGACCGGCGTATTGCTGTTCGTTATCGGCTATCTGCTGACGCGCTGGTTCCAGAACTGGCTCGACAACAGTGTCATGGCACGCGGCCGTGTCGATTCCGGCGTTCGTAATTCGATCCGTACGGTCATAGGTTATGTGGGGCTCTGTCTTGCGGCGCTGATGGGCGTATCGGCAGCCGGGTTCAACATGTCCAATCTGGCACTGATCGCCGGTGGTCTGTCTCTCGGTATCGGTTTTGGTCTCCAGAACATCGTCCAGAATTTTGTTTCCGGTCTTATTCTTCTCGCCGAACGCCCGTTCAAAGTTGGCGACTGGGTGGAAGCCGGTACGGTCAGCGGTATCGTCAAGAAGATCAGCGTGCGCGCGACAGAAGTAGAAACCTTCCAGAAGCAGTCGATCATCGTGCCGAATTCGACGCTCATCAACGGTAATGTCGGCAACTGGACCCATCGTAACAAGCTTGGACGCATCGATATCAATGTGCAGGCGTCGTATACCGAGGAACCGCGCAGAGTACACGGGCTGCTCCTTGAGATCGTTCGCGGACACCCGTCAATATTGAAGAACCCGGAGCCGTTCGTCGCATTTCAAAGCATGAACGATTCACTGATGGTGTTTGATATTTACGCCTATGTGGCCGACATCACATCGACCGGCGGTATCAAGAACGAGTTGAGGTTCCAGATCGTCGAACGTTTCCATGAGGAAGGGTTGCATTTGTCGTCGTCTACGACCGATTTGGTACTCAGCGTTCCGGAAATCGAAAAGCTCTCTAGCGTGATGCAGAGGGAAAAAGAGCATTCGTCTACTGCCAGGAAGAACAAGGCAGCTACGGAAACGCCGGAAGCCAAGGAGGATGCCGACGACCGGGCTTGA
- a CDS encoding LysR family transcriptional regulator, with amino-acid sequence MTAPVQHPLPMLDIDVLRTFVAIADTGSFSSAANAVFRTPSAVSMQIKKLEEQLGVTVFDRDARSVTLTSDGEVLLGYARRLLALNREAVSKFVAPTVTGVVRLGSPDDIGECVLPLVLKRFAESHPGVTVDVVIDQSSNLRKRLDERRLDVTLINMSHTILNKGDVEVLLDEELVWAGAKCGTAYRREPLPLSIWEEGCAWRGSALEALENSGRPYRIAYMSSHSTGQRAAIMADLAIAPFGKTLLSDGIVALGPEHGLPPLGRYQLGMVVKPEARPHIQVVADHLRSVFEGYRRSGRFETFRSC; translated from the coding sequence ATGACAGCGCCCGTTCAACATCCCCTTCCAATGCTCGATATTGATGTGCTCCGCACATTTGTGGCGATTGCCGATACGGGAAGTTTTTCTTCTGCGGCGAATGCTGTGTTCCGTACGCCGTCGGCCGTGTCGATGCAGATCAAGAAACTGGAAGAACAGCTTGGTGTTACGGTTTTCGATCGCGACGCACGCTCGGTTACACTTACAAGTGACGGTGAGGTCCTGCTCGGATATGCACGACGTCTTCTGGCTCTCAACCGGGAGGCCGTATCGAAATTCGTTGCGCCCACGGTGACAGGCGTTGTTCGCCTGGGGTCGCCAGACGATATCGGCGAATGTGTGCTGCCGCTCGTGTTGAAGCGTTTTGCGGAAAGCCATCCCGGCGTCACGGTTGATGTGGTGATCGACCAGAGTAGTAATTTGCGCAAGCGGCTCGATGAGCGACGCCTTGACGTTACGCTGATCAACATGTCTCATACGATACTGAACAAAGGCGACGTGGAAGTTCTTCTGGATGAGGAGCTCGTCTGGGCTGGCGCCAAGTGCGGCACAGCTTATCGTCGCGAACCTCTGCCGCTTTCCATTTGGGAAGAAGGGTGCGCCTGGCGCGGTAGTGCACTTGAAGCGCTTGAAAACAGCGGTCGCCCTTACCGTATTGCCTATATGAGTTCACATTCCACAGGACAGAGAGCTGCGATCATGGCCGATCTTGCGATAGCACCGTTCGGTAAAACGCTTTTGAGCGACGGGATTGTGGCTCTGGGGCCGGAACATGGTTTGCCTCCTTTGGGCCGTTATCAGCTTGGCATGGTTGTGAAGCCGGAAGCCAGACCGCACATTCAGGTCGTTGCCGATCATCTGCGGAGTGTTTTCGAAGGCTACCGCCGTTCCGGTCGCTTCGAGACGTTTCGCTCCTGCTAA
- a CDS encoding ArnT family glycosyltransferase, producing MTAQRSATAASTADRKLFGLPLAVIFVLCYFAFQTILVTVVSNGAGLDDAEQLANIGYLDWGYGGSQPPLYTWVTNLAASVLGTSMLTLQIVKFSILASLFLSVYGAMRLLGFSRIVASASMLGLFLIPQIGWESQRALTHSVAGTAGCGWAFLAFAWHMRSRNIASAAALGVAMAAAILGKFNASFFLIMLIVTGLLIPEYRRILLTKLSFVTVLAFAVCFGPTALWMFAHKSSVMARANKFEIGASGNVLFDRLMGVESLIEAAFLFSILALAIAGIIAIIHWKKKTAPSAPLTTGEKFLRLLILVGLVIVLVGVVATGANNVKDRWLQPVLFLTPALMASLMARYRIGNRTLIDYAVVSAVVALIVPPVLSYYLTYGSSSPPYGQLDYRHLYEEVQAKGPFKTILTDNAQIPGNFRLFDASLHVVHPETPDVRAHLTPPILVLWFGGATPNERITRLLQNANIAIPHDGITTTDIGYKTRPDKHITVSYFLIP from the coding sequence TTGACCGCACAACGATCAGCCACCGCTGCTTCCACTGCCGACAGGAAGCTTTTCGGCCTGCCTTTGGCTGTAATTTTCGTGCTGTGCTATTTCGCGTTTCAGACCATTCTTGTCACCGTGGTTTCCAACGGCGCCGGTCTCGATGACGCCGAACAATTGGCCAATATCGGTTATCTGGACTGGGGCTATGGCGGATCACAACCCCCTCTTTATACATGGGTTACCAATCTGGCGGCATCGGTGCTGGGCACGTCGATGCTTACACTCCAGATCGTAAAGTTCAGCATCCTCGCAAGCCTGTTCCTGAGCGTTTATGGCGCGATGAGGCTGCTTGGCTTCTCGCGCATCGTCGCATCGGCCAGCATGCTCGGGCTGTTTCTCATTCCGCAAATCGGGTGGGAATCGCAGCGAGCCCTGACGCATTCCGTTGCTGGCACCGCAGGCTGCGGCTGGGCGTTTCTCGCTTTCGCCTGGCATATGCGTTCGCGCAACATCGCTTCGGCCGCCGCGCTGGGCGTTGCTATGGCTGCAGCCATTCTCGGCAAATTCAATGCCTCATTCTTCCTGATTATGCTGATCGTAACGGGACTTCTCATTCCCGAATATCGCCGGATCCTGCTCACCAAACTGAGCTTCGTCACGGTCCTGGCATTTGCGGTCTGCTTCGGACCGACCGCGCTTTGGATGTTTGCGCACAAGTCAAGCGTTATGGCGCGCGCGAACAAATTTGAGATTGGCGCTTCCGGCAATGTTCTCTTCGATCGGCTGATGGGTGTCGAAAGCCTGATAGAAGCAGCGTTTCTATTCTCGATCCTCGCTCTCGCGATCGCGGGTATTATCGCAATCATTCACTGGAAGAAGAAAACTGCACCGTCAGCGCCCCTTACCACCGGCGAGAAGTTTCTACGCCTTCTGATCCTCGTCGGGCTGGTTATTGTTCTGGTTGGCGTTGTCGCGACTGGCGCGAATAACGTGAAGGACCGCTGGTTGCAGCCTGTCCTGTTCCTCACTCCGGCACTGATGGCCAGCCTTATGGCTCGTTATCGGATCGGAAACAGGACATTGATCGACTATGCCGTCGTCAGCGCAGTCGTTGCACTCATCGTCCCGCCAGTATTGAGCTATTATCTGACCTACGGCTCCAGTTCGCCGCCCTACGGCCAGCTCGACTATCGGCATCTTTACGAAGAAGTGCAGGCGAAAGGTCCGTTCAAGACGATCCTGACAGACAATGCCCAGATACCGGGCAATTTCAGACTGTTTGATGCGTCCTTACATGTAGTGCATCCCGAAACGCCGGATGTCAGAGCGCATTTGACGCCACCAATACTCGTCTTGTGGTTTGGCGGAGCTACACCTAATGAGCGCATTACAAGGCTGTTGCAAAATGCGAACATAGCAATACCTCATGACGGCATCACAACCACCGATATCGGATACAAAACGCGACCAGACAAGCACATCACCGTCAGCTATTTTCTGATACCGTAA
- a CDS encoding entericidin A/B family lipoprotein → MKLTRLVPVAIVLCAFTLASCANTVRGVGRDVKGTAHAVQETVE, encoded by the coding sequence ATGAAGCTGACCCGACTTGTCCCAGTTGCTATTGTTCTCTGCGCATTTACGCTTGCGTCCTGCGCGAATACTGTTCGTGGCGTTGGCCGCGACGTAAAGGGTACTGCCCATGCGGTACAGGAAACCGTCGAATAA